A single genomic interval of Nitrososphaerales archaeon harbors:
- the alaS gene encoding alanine--tRNA ligase has translation MNEKKEVLRAKFSADYKRYYMVDLFKREGFIRKRCENCGKFFWTLDENRKRCDDQPCSPYSFIGDPPTKKKFDAVGAWKTMERFFVRNGHASVKRYPVVSRWRPDLYFTVASIIDFQRVEGGKVVFQLPANPLVVPQMSLRFNDIPNVGVSGKHFTSFVMVGQTAIADKEGYWKDKCIDLDFRLMTKEFGIDGEEITFNEDVWLGYGAFGYSLEYFVRGLELGNAVFTAFEGTPTDYKPLKHGVVDMGAGLNRFTWLTQGTPTAYDANFAYILNKMNKVCKAEVDRNLFLKYSRLAGTMNADEFGSLSEQREVIGKRLGVDARSLEEQFAPLEAMYAIADHARTLLFGVADGMLPSNSGGGYNLRILYRRAMNFIEHYRFPLTITDVVNWHVDYLRSMYPELEEHRADVAEVLGVEESRYSSSSERVSKLVSTISSQTKSVSTEDLIRLYDSDGVTPEQLIEAGAEVTMPEDFYEKVQARHLTRKFEEPKPQFEVGNVRPTRLLYYEEETPMDFRAKVLKVFQGQYVVLNRTSFYPRGGGQEPDKGTIGNARVVDAEKYGDIVIHKVEGKAPRAGALVACHVDSRRRRRIMQIHTATHILNGSARQTLGPWVWQHSAFKEEDYGRIDITHFSHLKPQEVQKIEDLANDVVRKNMSVKTTSMPRGDAEQKYGFRLYQGGVVPTKLLRVVDIGGWDIEACGGTHTRTTGEVGLVKITKVERIQDGVERLNFVAGEAAIEYMHAMDSSLEELSTVLGTQRENLSKVARSTVQELEAARSREKALSEALVESSTSQVIASAKNLGSAKLYVAEQPSFGEDQIIAQGEKCVSAEPSLIYVTVFSTQKTARVICFVGSSARKAGFSASDIVKRLAPILGGSGGGSASFAQGGGPLLEKVHEAASSAEGLIAKAGS, from the coding sequence TTGAATGAAAAGAAGGAGGTTCTGAGGGCAAAGTTCTCAGCCGACTACAAGCGCTACTACATGGTCGACCTCTTCAAGAGGGAGGGCTTCATCAGGAAGCGGTGCGAGAACTGCGGCAAGTTCTTCTGGACTCTCGACGAAAACAGGAAGAGGTGCGACGACCAGCCGTGCTCTCCCTACTCGTTCATCGGGGACCCGCCCACCAAAAAGAAGTTCGACGCGGTCGGCGCGTGGAAGACGATGGAGCGCTTCTTCGTCAGGAACGGGCACGCCAGCGTGAAGCGCTACCCAGTGGTTAGCAGGTGGAGGCCTGACCTCTATTTCACAGTGGCCTCGATCATAGACTTCCAGAGGGTCGAGGGAGGGAAGGTCGTCTTCCAGCTCCCAGCGAATCCCCTAGTCGTCCCGCAGATGAGCCTCCGCTTCAACGACATCCCGAACGTCGGAGTCAGCGGGAAGCATTTCACGTCCTTCGTCATGGTCGGACAGACTGCCATAGCGGACAAGGAAGGGTACTGGAAGGACAAGTGCATCGACCTTGACTTCAGGCTGATGACGAAAGAATTCGGAATCGACGGCGAAGAGATAACTTTCAACGAGGACGTTTGGCTTGGATACGGCGCCTTCGGCTACTCCCTCGAGTATTTCGTGCGCGGGCTCGAGCTAGGCAACGCCGTCTTCACAGCCTTCGAGGGCACTCCGACGGACTACAAGCCGCTGAAGCACGGCGTCGTGGACATGGGCGCCGGGCTGAACAGGTTCACCTGGCTCACCCAAGGTACACCCACTGCGTACGACGCAAACTTTGCCTACATCCTCAACAAGATGAACAAGGTCTGCAAGGCCGAGGTCGACAGGAACCTGTTCCTGAAGTATTCCAGACTCGCAGGCACGATGAACGCAGACGAATTCGGCTCGCTGTCAGAGCAGCGCGAAGTCATAGGGAAGCGGCTCGGGGTCGACGCGAGAAGTCTCGAAGAGCAATTCGCACCGCTCGAGGCGATGTACGCGATAGCGGACCACGCTCGAACGCTTCTCTTCGGCGTTGCTGATGGCATGCTCCCGAGCAACTCGGGCGGCGGCTACAACCTGAGAATCCTCTACAGGAGAGCGATGAACTTCATCGAGCACTACAGGTTCCCCCTGACGATAACCGATGTAGTCAACTGGCACGTCGATTATCTCAGGAGCATGTACCCCGAGCTGGAGGAGCACCGCGCGGATGTGGCCGAAGTCCTCGGGGTCGAGGAGTCCAGGTACTCATCCTCTTCGGAGAGGGTGTCCAAGCTCGTCTCGACCATCTCCTCCCAGACCAAGTCTGTCTCCACAGAGGACCTGATCCGGCTCTACGACTCGGACGGCGTCACGCCGGAGCAGCTCATCGAAGCGGGTGCCGAGGTAACTATGCCGGAGGACTTCTACGAGAAGGTTCAGGCTAGGCACCTCACGCGCAAGTTCGAGGAGCCGAAACCCCAATTCGAAGTGGGGAATGTGAGGCCGACGAGGCTGCTCTACTACGAGGAAGAGACGCCGATGGACTTCCGAGCGAAGGTGCTGAAGGTCTTCCAAGGACAATATGTCGTCCTCAACAGGACGTCCTTCTACCCAAGGGGTGGCGGCCAGGAGCCGGACAAAGGCACGATAGGGAACGCCAGGGTTGTCGACGCCGAGAAGTACGGCGACATCGTGATTCACAAGGTCGAGGGGAAGGCGCCGCGAGCAGGCGCGCTGGTGGCTTGCCACGTCGACTCGAGGCGCAGGAGAAGGATAATGCAAATCCACACGGCCACACACATCCTCAACGGCTCGGCCAGACAGACCCTCGGCCCCTGGGTCTGGCAGCACTCTGCTTTCAAGGAAGAAGACTACGGGAGGATAGACATCACGCACTTCTCCCACCTGAAGCCGCAGGAGGTGCAGAAGATTGAGGACCTCGCCAACGACGTTGTGAGGAAGAACATGTCTGTCAAGACGACCTCCATGCCGAGGGGGGATGCGGAACAGAAGTACGGCTTCAGGCTCTATCAGGGCGGGGTCGTCCCTACCAAGCTGCTGAGGGTCGTCGACATCGGCGGCTGGGACATCGAGGCGTGTGGAGGGACGCACACGCGGACGACAGGCGAGGTAGGTCTGGTCAAGATAACGAAGGTTGAGAGGATTCAGGACGGTGTCGAGAGGCTGAACTTCGTGGCGGGCGAGGCGGCGATAGAGTACATGCACGCCATGGACTCGAGCCTCGAAGAGCTCTCCACCGTCCTGGGGACGCAGAGGGAGAACCTGTCCAAGGTCGCCCGCTCCACCGTCCAAGAGTTGGAGGCAGCGAGGTCGAGGGAGAAGGCCCTTAGCGAGGCGCTCGTGGAGTCTTCGACGTCTCAGGTAATCGCCTCGGCGAAGAACCTGGGCTCAGCAAAGCTTTATGTCGCCGAGCAGCCATCGTTTGGCGAGGATCAGATTATTGCTCAGGGAGAGAAGTGCGTCTCCGCGGAACCTTCCCTGATCTACGTTACAGTCTTCTCCACGCAAAAGACGGCGCGCGTAATCTGCTTCGTCGGCTCTTCGGCAAGGAAGGCAGGCTTCTCCGCCAGCGACATAGTGAAGAGACTGGCTCCGATTCTTGGAGGCTCGGGCGGAGGCTCCGCTTCGTTCGCCCAGGGAGGGGGCCCGCTGCTTGAGAAGGTCCACGAAGCCGCGTCCTCTGCCGAAGGTCTAATCGCCAAGGCAGGGAGCTGA